A genomic stretch from uncultured Pseudodesulfovibrio sp. includes:
- a CDS encoding ArsA-related P-loop ATPase, translating to MKIAFAGKGGVGKTSLAAWTADWLARNGKNVWLVDADTALSLGQASGLALDQLPQPLIQREDLVRERIHAGGFLNLNPDVGDLPEELAVDVPLGGEPLGGVVPGRKRLIVMGAVTNAGGGCACDANALLKALLAHIVMERDEWVLVDLEAGVEHLGRGTVAHVDGLVIVSEPSMRSLQTGAEVGRMASDLGLTNQALVVNRHAGGRHPELDGLPEWSLSIPVMDGLVDRQMTESSVLNLPEISRLDCSVEKILGHLGG from the coding sequence ATGAAGATAGCTTTTGCCGGAAAGGGCGGGGTTGGAAAGACCTCTTTGGCAGCATGGACTGCGGACTGGTTGGCCCGGAACGGGAAGAATGTCTGGTTGGTGGATGCGGATACCGCGCTGTCACTGGGGCAGGCTTCTGGTCTGGCTCTGGACCAACTTCCCCAGCCGCTTATTCAGCGAGAAGACTTGGTGCGGGAACGTATTCATGCCGGGGGGTTTCTGAATCTGAACCCTGACGTGGGCGACTTGCCGGAAGAGTTGGCCGTGGATGTGCCGCTGGGTGGCGAGCCGCTGGGTGGTGTCGTTCCGGGGCGTAAACGGCTTATTGTCATGGGTGCGGTTACGAATGCAGGGGGAGGGTGCGCGTGTGATGCCAACGCACTGTTGAAGGCACTGCTGGCGCATATTGTCATGGAGCGGGATGAATGGGTTCTCGTGGATCTTGAGGCCGGCGTCGAGCACTTGGGAAGGGGAACCGTGGCCCATGTCGATGGGCTGGTGATTGTGTCCGAGCCATCCATGCGCAGTTTGCAGACGGGGGCCGAAGTCGGACGCATGGCTTCTGATCTGGGGTTGACCAACCAGGCACTTGTCGTCAATCGACATGCCGGAGGGAGGCATCCCGAGCTGGATGGTTTGCCAGAGTGGTCGCTTTCGATACCTGTAATGGACGGATTGGTGGATCGCCAGATGACAGAGTCATCGGTTCTGAATCTGCCTGAAATAAGCCGTCTGGATTGCTCTGTTGAAAAGATACTCGGTCATCTTGGAGGTTGA
- the cooS gene encoding anaerobic carbon-monoxide dehydrogenase catalytic subunit, giving the protein MAKEPRSIDELTIWDDAKAMLKKAKREGVETVHDRLDQQTPHCKFCELGTTCRNCTMGPCRVSEKHPRGVCGADADVIVARNFGRFVTGGAAGHSDHGRDLIEVLEAVVEGEAPDYKITDEPKLRRLAGEVGIETEGRELMAVAKDLMECFFADFGSRKKSISLLSRVPEVRKEKWAKLGMTPRGVDREIAEMMHRTHMGCDNDAPNTLIHAARTALADGWGGSMIGTELSDVLFGTPTPKVSTANLAVIKEDKVNLLVHGHNPVVSEMILAAAREPELVARAKELGATGINVAGLCCTGNELLMRQGIPMAGNHLMTELAIITGAVEAVVVDYQCIMPSLVQISGCYHTKFIDTANKARFTGAIHFDFQPRTAMKQAREIVSIAVEAFAQRDPGRVEIPGEPVNIMTGFSNEAVIEALGGSLQPLIDAIVAGDIRGAVGIVGCNNPKIKHDSLNVGLAKELIKKDILVIVTGCVTTAAGKAGLLLPEAIEMAGPGLKKICGALGIPPVLHYGSCVDNSRIMQLCAALANTLGVDISDLPVGASSPEWYSEKAAAIGLYAVASGIYTHLGHPPNILGSETVTNLAVSGLEDLVGATFFIEPDAVKTAEMFDERIKAKRKGLGLSE; this is encoded by the coding sequence ATGGCAAAAGAACCGAGATCCATTGATGAACTGACAATTTGGGACGACGCAAAGGCAATGCTGAAAAAGGCCAAAAGAGAAGGCGTTGAAACTGTCCATGATCGTCTGGATCAGCAGACACCGCATTGCAAATTTTGTGAACTGGGGACCACCTGTCGCAACTGTACCATGGGACCGTGCCGTGTCAGTGAAAAACATCCCCGTGGGGTATGCGGCGCAGATGCTGATGTGATCGTTGCCCGCAACTTCGGTCGGTTCGTGACCGGCGGCGCTGCCGGACACTCGGACCATGGTCGAGACCTCATTGAAGTGCTGGAAGCTGTTGTCGAGGGCGAAGCTCCCGATTACAAGATCACCGATGAACCCAAGCTGCGCAGACTGGCTGGAGAAGTCGGTATTGAAACAGAAGGACGAGAGCTTATGGCTGTTGCCAAAGATCTCATGGAGTGCTTCTTCGCCGATTTCGGCTCCCGCAAGAAATCGATCTCCCTGCTGTCCCGTGTCCCGGAGGTCCGTAAGGAAAAATGGGCCAAGCTCGGCATGACGCCGCGTGGTGTCGATCGTGAGATTGCCGAGATGATGCACCGCACCCACATGGGATGTGACAACGACGCGCCCAACACCCTTATCCATGCGGCTCGTACTGCGTTGGCCGATGGCTGGGGCGGTTCGATGATCGGTACCGAGCTTTCCGATGTCCTTTTCGGTACGCCCACACCCAAGGTGTCCACAGCCAACCTTGCCGTTATCAAGGAGGACAAGGTCAACCTGCTTGTGCATGGGCATAACCCTGTCGTGTCCGAGATGATTCTGGCTGCCGCACGTGAGCCCGAACTCGTGGCGCGAGCCAAGGAGTTGGGCGCAACAGGCATCAATGTGGCAGGTCTGTGCTGCACAGGAAATGAACTGCTCATGCGTCAGGGTATTCCCATGGCGGGCAACCATCTTATGACCGAACTGGCGATTATCACCGGAGCCGTTGAGGCCGTTGTGGTGGATTATCAGTGCATCATGCCGAGTTTGGTGCAGATATCCGGTTGCTATCACACCAAGTTCATCGACACCGCCAACAAGGCGCGCTTCACAGGCGCAATCCACTTTGATTTCCAGCCGCGTACGGCTATGAAGCAGGCCCGCGAAATAGTGTCCATCGCTGTTGAGGCGTTCGCCCAGCGCGATCCGGGGCGTGTGGAAATCCCCGGAGAGCCTGTCAACATCATGACCGGGTTTTCTAATGAAGCTGTCATTGAAGCCCTTGGCGGTTCCTTGCAGCCGTTGATCGACGCTATTGTTGCCGGTGACATCCGGGGTGCAGTCGGGATTGTTGGATGTAACAATCCCAAGATCAAGCACGATTCACTCAATGTCGGCCTGGCCAAGGAGCTCATCAAGAAAGATATCCTTGTTATTGTTACAGGCTGTGTGACCACGGCGGCAGGCAAGGCCGGCCTGCTGCTTCCCGAGGCTATTGAAATGGCCGGGCCGGGCCTGAAGAAAATATGTGGAGCACTCGGTATTCCGCCGGTTCTTCACTATGGCTCCTGCGTGGACAATTCACGCATCATGCAACTGTGTGCGGCCTTGGCAAATACGCTGGGCGTGGATATCTCCGACCTGCCCGTCGGGGCATCATCGCCTGAATGGTACTCGGAGAAAGCCGCTGCCATTGGCCTGTATGCTGTGGCTTCGGGTATCTATACCCATCTCGGTCATCCTCCGAATATCCTCGGCTCCGAAACCGTCACCAATCTGGCTGTGTCCGGGCTTGAAGACCTTGTCGGCGCCACCTTCTTCATTGAACCTGATGCGGTTAAGACCGCCGAAATGTTCGATGAACGCATCAAAGCCAAGCGTAAAGGTCTTGGATTGAGTGAATAA
- a CDS encoding Crp/Fnr family transcriptional regulator, translated as MKFSGVNLLDELVRPELAELRAVFNEHSFLKGNVIFQPDEVENRVFIIATGRVRVYLAYEDKEFTLAILGPGDLYSTHAGCFVQAFEETTLLVTDVQSVKRWMTEVPLFTRTMVRVLGHILQNSFSIIGGLAFKDIYNRLMDYLLREARDAGVPEDGGLLLKLDLTIEQLAQLMGASRQTVSTLLNDMERAGLMEKRGRGEYFIPDVDALEHAMGE; from the coding sequence ATGAAGTTTTCCGGCGTGAATCTGCTTGATGAACTGGTACGACCTGAATTGGCGGAACTGCGTGCCGTATTCAATGAACATTCTTTTCTCAAGGGGAATGTCATTTTTCAACCTGACGAGGTGGAGAACAGGGTGTTCATCATCGCCACGGGGCGAGTGCGTGTCTATCTTGCCTATGAAGACAAGGAGTTCACCTTGGCCATCCTTGGACCTGGCGACCTGTATTCCACTCATGCAGGGTGCTTCGTCCAGGCCTTTGAAGAGACCACACTGCTTGTGACCGATGTCCAGTCCGTAAAGCGTTGGATGACCGAGGTACCGCTTTTTACACGGACCATGGTCCGGGTGCTTGGGCACATTCTGCAAAATTCCTTTTCAATCATAGGCGGTCTGGCCTTCAAGGATATCTATAATCGTCTCATGGACTATCTTCTCCGTGAAGCCAGAGATGCCGGGGTCCCGGAAGACGGCGGCCTTTTGCTCAAGCTTGATCTGACTATAGAACAGCTTGCCCAGCTCATGGGAGCCTCGCGACAGACAGTTTCCACGCTGTTGAACGACATGGAGCGTGCCGGGCTCATGGAGAAGCGGGGGCGTGGAGAATATTTCATTCCGGATGTGGATGCGTTGGAGCACGCCATGGGCGAGTAA
- a CDS encoding ABC transporter substrate-binding protein gives MQNHQLPIALNLFQNRLFVAIRAKVSNSEKVKRNAFILTVISVFMVLTVPSSSHAAGYPEWQAPRACIFGMPYIGNAVRKGNSGLITDILVRVYEPEGYELIHRELPYNRAVKELLVGTIHCTLDIEDTRKDVLQSRQAIILYDLAVAYFHKNTFKNIQSLTGKKVAYLHGYNLESLFPVKFIPRQTYDLSSSIQMLDRGHIDFVIDDETLLKEAMFEAKIPSTEFDITYLRSMKAHPIFTLTDEGRKLRDIYDRRIMEMTATGELQELMRRHGIPEESIQKLLNANTR, from the coding sequence ATGCAAAACCACCAGCTACCAATCGCTCTCAACCTGTTTCAAAACAGGCTTTTTGTTGCCATCCGCGCCAAAGTGTCCAATAGTGAAAAGGTGAAGAGAAACGCATTTATACTCACCGTCATATCCGTTTTCATGGTTCTGACCGTGCCGTCTTCGTCCCATGCCGCCGGGTATCCCGAATGGCAGGCTCCCAGAGCCTGCATCTTCGGCATGCCGTACATCGGCAATGCTGTGAGAAAAGGAAATTCAGGACTCATCACCGACATACTCGTTCGGGTCTATGAGCCTGAGGGCTATGAACTCATACACCGGGAACTGCCCTACAACCGTGCCGTCAAAGAACTTCTCGTCGGAACCATTCACTGCACTCTGGACATAGAAGACACCCGTAAAGACGTTTTACAGAGCCGACAGGCCATCATTCTTTACGACCTTGCGGTGGCGTATTTTCACAAAAACACATTCAAGAACATTCAGTCCCTGACTGGAAAAAAAGTGGCCTATCTCCATGGATATAATCTGGAAAGTCTTTTTCCGGTCAAGTTCATACCGAGACAGACATATGACCTAAGCTCCTCCATCCAGATGCTCGACAGGGGACACATAGATTTCGTGATCGACGACGAAACCCTGCTCAAGGAAGCCATGTTCGAAGCAAAGATTCCCTCCACGGAATTCGACATCACGTATCTCAGGAGCATGAAAGCCCACCCCATATTCACCCTCACGGATGAAGGGCGTAAACTTCGCGACATCTATGATCGACGAATAATGGAAATGACTGCCACCGGAGAACTCCAGGAGCTCATGCGGAGACACGGTATCCCCGAAGAGAGCATACAGAAACTTCTCAACGCCAACACCCGGTAA
- a CDS encoding methyltransferase domain-containing protein gives MNEYRYAARLYDPIVGPALHPIHAATVRALLTAGVDSMVDVCCGTGMLAGMTASSGIKSTGVDISRPMIDVARKKRPNAAFIHGDATTLSFPDNTFGAATISFALHEKPQALGLAILAETCRVVRSDGFILITDYRNPFPDIARGTGCVIRLVERIAGKEHYRFFREYMSNGCMDGFFRIAGINGRLIGKHLNGWAGIHLIEC, from the coding sequence ATGAATGAGTATAGGTACGCCGCCAGATTATACGACCCCATAGTTGGTCCTGCCCTGCACCCGATCCACGCCGCAACAGTCCGTGCCCTGCTGACTGCAGGAGTTGATTCGATGGTGGACGTGTGCTGCGGCACCGGAATGCTCGCAGGGATGACAGCATCTTCGGGCATCAAATCAACAGGCGTGGATATTTCCCGCCCCATGATCGACGTAGCTCGCAAAAAACGACCAAACGCCGCGTTCATCCATGGCGATGCCACGACCCTTTCTTTTCCGGACAACACTTTCGGGGCCGCAACCATCAGCTTTGCCCTGCATGAAAAACCACAGGCTCTCGGCCTTGCCATCCTTGCCGAAACGTGCCGTGTAGTTCGTTCTGACGGCTTCATCCTCATTACCGATTACCGAAACCCCTTTCCCGACATTGCGCGGGGAACAGGTTGCGTCATCCGTTTGGTGGAGCGAATCGCGGGCAAGGAACACTATCGTTTTTTCCGCGAATACATGTCGAATGGGTGCATGGATGGATTCTTTAGAATAGCCGGAATCAATGGACGGTTGATAGGGAAGCACCTCAACGGCTGGGCAGGTATCCACCTCATTGAGTGTTGA
- a CDS encoding TerC family protein encodes MIEGLFTLENLIALITLAGLEIVLGIDNIVFVVVVTNKLPEASRAMARRIGIGLAMFTRIALLLAISAIMGLTAPLFTIFEHVVSGRDVVLLTGGLFLLAKATHEIHDKLEGPGMEEGHVRAQYSYTSAIIQILLLDLVFSLDSVITAVGMAQHLGVMVAAIVIAVLVMLLFAGPVSEFVSNHPTVQMLAFSFLLLVGIFLMAEGMHKHIDRGYIYFAMAFSLFVEFLNLKMQKRRKAALSGG; translated from the coding sequence ATGATTGAAGGATTATTCACACTGGAAAACCTCATAGCCCTTATCACTCTGGCCGGTCTTGAGATCGTGCTTGGTATCGACAACATAGTATTTGTGGTGGTCGTCACCAACAAATTGCCTGAGGCGTCCAGAGCCATGGCCCGCCGAATCGGCATAGGGTTGGCAATGTTCACCCGCATCGCACTGCTGCTTGCCATTTCCGCCATCATGGGTCTGACAGCTCCGCTCTTCACCATATTCGAACACGTCGTATCCGGACGAGACGTCGTGCTGCTGACAGGCGGTCTTTTCCTGCTCGCCAAAGCAACCCATGAAATTCACGACAAGCTGGAAGGTCCGGGAATGGAAGAAGGCCATGTTCGGGCCCAGTATTCATACACCAGTGCGATCATACAGATTCTGCTGCTTGATCTCGTATTTTCACTCGATTCCGTTATTACCGCCGTAGGCATGGCCCAGCATCTCGGCGTTATGGTTGCGGCCATCGTCATTGCGGTGTTGGTCATGTTGTTGTTTGCCGGTCCGGTCAGCGAATTCGTGTCAAACCACCCCACAGTGCAGATGCTCGCTTTTTCCTTCCTGCTATTGGTTGGCATATTCCTCATGGCTGAGGGCATGCACAAGCATATTGATCGAGGGTACATTTACTTTGCCATGGCGTTTTCACTGTTCGTGGAGTTCTTGAACCTGAAGATGCAGAAGAGAAGGAAGGCCGCTCTTTCAGGCGGCTGA
- the hisG gene encoding ATP phosphoribosyltransferase: MSDQFLRLGVPKGSLQDATLKLFKKAGWKIKLHDRNYFPDIDDDRIKCSLARAQEMSMYVENGTFDVGLTGMDWIKENKSDVVIVDDLIYSKVSNRKARWVLCVKGDSPYKRPEDLDGKKISTELVGFTKEYFASQGINVDVSFSWGTTEAKVVEDLCDGIVEITETGTTIKANGLRIIAELMQTNTQLIANKDAWEDPKKRKLIQEINLLLQGALKAEKMVGLKMNLPKEKLADLNGSLPSLNSPTVAELQDPNWLSVEIMVEEQVVRDLIPRLVEFGAEGIIEYPLNKVI, from the coding sequence ATGTCTGATCAATTCCTTCGACTCGGTGTTCCCAAAGGCTCCCTGCAAGACGCAACCCTGAAGCTGTTCAAGAAAGCAGGTTGGAAGATTAAGCTGCACGACCGCAACTACTTCCCGGACATCGACGATGACCGCATCAAATGCTCGCTCGCCCGCGCACAGGAAATGTCAATGTACGTCGAGAACGGCACTTTTGATGTCGGTCTAACCGGCATGGACTGGATCAAGGAAAATAAGTCCGATGTAGTTATCGTTGACGATTTGATCTACTCCAAGGTGTCCAACCGCAAGGCCCGCTGGGTGCTGTGCGTTAAGGGCGATTCCCCATACAAGCGTCCCGAAGACCTGGACGGCAAGAAAATCTCCACGGAGCTTGTCGGCTTCACCAAGGAATACTTTGCTTCTCAGGGTATCAATGTTGACGTTTCTTTTTCCTGGGGAACCACCGAGGCCAAAGTTGTTGAAGACCTGTGCGATGGTATCGTCGAGATCACTGAAACCGGCACCACCATCAAGGCCAACGGTTTGCGCATCATTGCTGAATTGATGCAGACCAACACACAGCTCATAGCCAATAAGGACGCCTGGGAAGATCCCAAGAAACGCAAGCTTATTCAGGAAATAAACCTCCTGTTGCAGGGTGCACTCAAGGCCGAGAAGATGGTCGGCCTTAAGATGAACCTGCCCAAGGAAAAGCTGGCCGATCTGAATGGCTCGTTGCCTTCCCTCAATTCGCCCACCGTGGCCGAATTGCAAGACCCCAACTGGTTGTCTGTTGAGATCATGGTCGAAGAGCAGGTCGTTCGGGATCTGATACCCCGCCTGGTCGAGTTCGGGGCGGAGGGTATTATTGAATATCCGCTGAACAAGGTAATCTAA
- the hisI gene encoding phosphoribosyl-AMP cyclohydrolase: MIRPDFEKMDGMIPAIAQDAESGEVLMMAYMNEEAWDKTLETGEAHYWSRSRNTLWHKGGTSGHTQKVKSIRIDCDDDTLVLLIDQIGGAACHKGYRSCFFRELKDGEVKECSPVVFDPKEVYK, encoded by the coding sequence ATGATCAGACCAGATTTCGAAAAAATGGACGGAATGATCCCGGCCATTGCGCAGGACGCCGAGAGTGGCGAAGTCCTGATGATGGCTTATATGAATGAAGAAGCATGGGATAAAACCCTGGAAACCGGCGAGGCTCATTACTGGAGCCGCAGCCGCAATACGTTATGGCATAAGGGCGGTACCTCGGGCCATACACAGAAGGTGAAGTCTATCCGCATTGACTGCGACGACGACACCTTGGTGCTTCTCATCGACCAGATCGGCGGCGCGGCCTGTCACAAGGGCTACCGCTCCTGCTTTTTCCGTGAACTCAAAGACGGTGAAGTCAAAGAATGCTCTCCCGTCGTTTTCGACCCCAAAGAGGTATATAAATAA
- a CDS encoding DegT/DnrJ/EryC1/StrS family aminotransferase, giving the protein MPVRSKDNFLVFGAPRIEQPEIDEVVASMKSGWLGTGPKVAQFEKDFSAYLGSGHAAACNSCTAALHLSLVALDLKPGDEVITTPMTFCASINAIIHAGCTPVLADVNPKTMNIDPDCIREKITSRTRAILPVHFAGRSCDMDPIMDIAREFDLKVVEDCAHAIETTYKGQHAGTFGDFGCFSFYVTKNVCTGEGGMVMARTEEDIQNVKVLGLHGMSADAWKRFSDDGYKHYEVVHAGFKYNMMDIQAAIGIHQLKRVEENFIRRCEIWDMYQEAFSKLTIGKPAPEEPNTRHARHLYTLMIDPVPCGIDRDQFLTRMTKQNIGTGVHYLAVPEHPYYRDRFGWKLEDTPHAVALGRQTVSLPLSAKLTDDDVADVIEAVKICLEN; this is encoded by the coding sequence ATGCCCGTTCGTTCAAAAGATAATTTTCTGGTCTTTGGCGCACCTCGTATCGAACAGCCTGAAATTGATGAGGTCGTCGCTTCCATGAAATCCGGCTGGCTCGGCACCGGCCCCAAGGTCGCTCAGTTCGAGAAGGATTTTTCCGCATATCTCGGCAGTGGACATGCCGCAGCCTGCAATTCCTGTACGGCTGCCCTCCACCTGAGCCTGGTGGCACTCGATCTCAAACCCGGCGACGAAGTCATCACCACCCCGATGACATTCTGCGCCTCGATCAACGCCATCATTCACGCCGGATGCACACCTGTACTGGCAGATGTGAACCCCAAAACCATGAACATCGACCCGGACTGCATCCGCGAAAAAATCACGAGCCGCACCCGTGCCATTCTGCCGGTCCACTTTGCCGGACGGTCCTGTGACATGGACCCCATCATGGATATTGCCAGGGAATTCGACCTTAAAGTCGTTGAAGATTGCGCTCACGCCATTGAGACGACCTACAAAGGGCAACATGCCGGAACCTTCGGCGACTTCGGATGCTTCTCGTTCTATGTGACCAAGAATGTTTGCACAGGAGAAGGCGGCATGGTTATGGCGCGCACCGAGGAAGACATCCAGAATGTCAAGGTGCTCGGCCTGCACGGCATGTCTGCCGATGCCTGGAAACGGTTTTCAGACGACGGGTACAAGCACTACGAAGTGGTTCATGCCGGGTTCAAATACAACATGATGGACATCCAGGCCGCCATCGGTATCCATCAGCTCAAACGGGTCGAAGAAAATTTCATCCGGCGCTGTGAAATCTGGGACATGTATCAGGAGGCGTTCAGCAAGCTGACCATCGGCAAGCCCGCGCCGGAGGAACCGAACACCCGCCATGCACGGCACTTGTATACACTTATGATAGACCCTGTACCCTGCGGCATTGACCGGGATCAGTTCCTTACCCGCATGACCAAACAGAACATCGGTACAGGCGTCCATTATCTGGCTGTCCCTGAACACCCATACTACCGGGACCGTTTTGGCTGGAAGCTCGAAGACACCCCGCACGCCGTGGCCCTTGGCCGTCAAACCGTCAGCCTGCCGCTGTCAGCCAAATTGACCGATGACGATGTAGCTGATGTCATTGAGGCTGTAAAAATCTGCCTGGAGAACTAG
- a CDS encoding DUF3089 domain-containing protein, with the protein MQRPATALSVFLTLLLLASHALAGPHLPPFSADNTPAAPDYAKRTSWLAQPDTPDTPDTHPVDIFWVYPTVLHDDVHWLMPPSNTRLQKAAANTLTTQASVFTGQANLYAPFYRQMNMAGLSLPQKDVDSLISYGMDDVFRAFTYYLNNLNQGRPFILAGHSQGSDILLEILVRHWGQLGVEDRLIAGYIIGWSITTDDLAKNPTLTLCENATQTGCFITYNSVAPDRQDVAPTIRPGSVVTNPLSWKTDGTLAPAELNIGSVFFNDDGTTTTVHHFTSAQAKDSGLVVRPMDLKLVTPDMAKFPEGVYHFYDYSLFYENLKQNVFDRINAFTTN; encoded by the coding sequence ATGCAACGCCCTGCCACAGCTCTGAGCGTCTTTCTTACGCTCCTTCTGCTTGCGTCACACGCTTTGGCAGGGCCGCACCTGCCCCCATTTTCTGCCGATAACACACCGGCAGCACCCGACTATGCCAAACGCACCAGTTGGCTGGCTCAACCGGACACCCCGGACACCCCGGACACACATCCTGTGGATATCTTCTGGGTATATCCTACGGTGCTGCATGATGACGTTCACTGGCTTATGCCGCCGAGCAATACACGACTGCAAAAAGCCGCAGCCAATACCCTGACTACACAGGCCAGCGTATTCACCGGACAGGCCAATCTGTACGCCCCATTTTACCGACAGATGAACATGGCAGGACTCTCGCTTCCACAAAAGGATGTCGACAGCCTGATCAGCTATGGAATGGACGACGTGTTCCGGGCGTTCACATATTATCTGAACAACCTGAATCAGGGCCGCCCGTTCATTCTCGCAGGGCACAGTCAGGGGTCAGACATTCTGCTTGAAATTCTTGTCAGACATTGGGGACAGCTTGGGGTGGAAGACAGGCTGATTGCCGGGTACATCATCGGATGGTCCATCACAACCGACGATCTTGCGAAGAATCCAACGCTAACACTATGCGAGAACGCAACGCAGACCGGATGTTTCATTACTTACAATTCAGTCGCCCCTGACAGACAGGACGTTGCCCCTACCATACGACCAGGTTCCGTTGTGACCAATCCGCTCAGTTGGAAAACAGACGGAACTCTCGCACCAGCCGAACTCAACATCGGCTCTGTCTTTTTCAACGATGACGGAACCACAACAACTGTCCACCATTTTACGTCCGCACAAGCAAAAGACTCCGGTCTTGTTGTCCGCCCGATGGACCTGAAACTGGTGACACCTGACATGGCAAAATTCCCCGAAGGGGTTTATCACTTTTACGACTACTCACTGTTCTACGAGAACCTGAAACAGAATGTTTTTGATCGCATCAACGCTTTCACAACCAATTAA